A DNA window from Megalobrama amblycephala isolate DHTTF-2021 linkage group LG11, ASM1881202v1, whole genome shotgun sequence contains the following coding sequences:
- the LOC125277856 gene encoding cytochrome P450 2J3-like, producing MPKNFPPGPWSLPIIGDLHHIDNRKIHLQFAKFAEKYGKIFSLRILGPRIVVLDGYKLVKEVYTQQGDNLSDRPILPLFYDIIGDRGLVVANGYKWKHQRRFALSTLRNFGLGKKSLEPSISLECCFLNEAISNEQGRPFDTRLLLNNAVSNVICVLVFGNRFEYSDHDFQSLLKNINEAVYLEGSIWAQLYNMLPWLMRRLPGPHKKIIALWNGVIGFVREKVNAHRADYDPSNPRDYIDCFLTEMEKLKDDTAAGFDVENLCICTLDLFVAGTETTSTTLYWGLLYMIKYPEIQAKVQEEIDRVVGGSRQPSLLDKDNMPFTNAVIHEIQRNGNIIPVNVVRAAVADTQIGQYSIPKGTVVTGSLKSVLFDESEWETPHSFNPGHFLDAEGNFRRRDTFLPFSLGKRVCLGEQLARMELFLFFSSLLQRFTFSSPAGVEPNLDFKLGVTLCPQPYELCAVTR from the exons tttgcAGAAAAATATGGCAAGATTTTCAGCCTTAGAATTCTTGGACCAAGAATTGTTGTGTTGGATGGATATAAACTAGTGAAGGAGGTGTACACACAACAGGGTGATAACCTCTCTGATCGTCCCATATTACCTTTATTTTATGACATCATTGGAGACAGAG GTTTGGTTGTTGCCAATGGCTATAAATGGAAGCATCAGAGGAGATTTGCACTCTCAACTCTTCGAAACTTTGGATTGGGAAAGAAAAGTTTAGAGCCATCCATCAGTCTTGAGTGTTgctttctgaatgaagccattTCAAATGAACAAG GTCGACCATTTGACACTCGCTTACTGCTGAACAATGCTGTCTCAAATGTGATCTGTGTGCTTGTGTTTGGTAATCGATTTGAGTACAGTGACCATGACTTCCAGTCTCTGTTGAAGAACATCAATGAAGCTGTTTATCTGGAAGGAAGCATCTGGGCTCAA CTTTATAACATGCTACCATGGCTCATGCGGCGACTGCCTGGACCACACAAGAAAATTATTGCTTTGTGGAACGGAGTGATTGGCTTTGTTCGAGAGAAGGTGAATGCACACAGAGCGGATTATGATCCATCAAATCCTCGAGACTACATTGACTGCTTTCTGACTGAGATGGAAAAA CTTAAGGACGACACAGCCGCTGGGTTTGATGTGGAGAACTTGTGCATCTGTACTCTGGATCTGTTTGTAGCGGGAACTGAGACCACCTCCACCACTCTGTACTGGGGTCTTCTCTACATGATCAAATATCCTGAGATACAGG CCAAAGTTCAGGAGGAGATTGATCGTGTTGTGGGAGGGTCACGGCAGCCATCTTTATTAGACAAGGACAACATGCCCTTCACCAATGCTGTCATTCATGAGATACAGAGGAATGGAAATATTATCCCAGTAAATGTGGTCCGGGCTGCTGTGGCAGATACTCAGATAGGACAGTACTCTATCCCAAAG GGCACAGTAGTGACCGGCAGTTTGAAATCAGTGCTGTTTGATGAGTCGGAGTGGGAGACGCCTCACTCTTTTAATCCGGGTCACTTCTTGGATGCTGAGGGAAATTTCAGGAGGAGAGACACCTTTTTACCTTTTTCTCTAG GAAAGAGAGTGTGTCTTGGGGAGCAGCTGGCACGGATGGAGCTGTTCCTGTTTTTCTCCTCTCTGCTGCAGCGCTTCACTTTCTCTTCACCGGCAGGTGTGGAGCCCAACTTGGATTTTAAACTGGGGGTCACTCTCTGTCCCCAGCCATATGAATTGTGTGCAGTGACACGCTAA